One window from the genome of Zerene cesonia ecotype Mississippi chromosome 1, Zerene_cesonia_1.1, whole genome shotgun sequence encodes:
- the LOC119829881 gene encoding larval/pupal rigid cuticle protein 66-like, with protein sequence MAAKFVALVCALAVAHGSVVPVENEASSFEYGVADPNTGDYKNQVESRVGGVVRGQYSLIEPDGTKRIVDYTADDVNGFNAVVRKEAVGSVVAAAAPAVVAPAVVAARSYAAPSVIAPVTYARSYSPSTVVAPAVASPVYATSAPLIAARSYAPAVYSRSYLAPSVYSQAYSPYYNTYGTVPVTYY encoded by the exons ATGGCAGCTAAG ttCGTCGCCCTTGTCTGCGCTCTCGCCGTAGCCCACGGCTCCGTGGTGCCCGTTGAAAATGAAGCGTCCAGCTTCGAATACGGCGTGGCTGACCCCAACACCGGCGACTACAAGAACCAAGTGGAGAGCCGCGTCGGTGGCGTCGTCCGCGGCCAGTACTCCCTCATCGAGCCCGATGGCACCAAGCGCATCGTCGACTACACCGCTGACGATGTCAACGGCTTCAACGCTGTTGTGCGCAAGGAAGCAGTCGGCAGCGTTGTTGCTGCCGCCGCTCCCGCCGTAGTTGCTCCCGCGGTTGTCGCCGCCCGCTCCTACGCCGCTCCTTCAGTAATTGCACCCGTCACGTACGCCCGCTCCTACTCTCCATCCACCGTCGTCGCCCCCGCCGTTGCTTCGCCCGTGTACGCCACCTCAGCTCCTCTTATCGCTGCCCGCTCATATGCCCCCGCTGTATACAGCAGATCCTACTTGGCCCCCAGCGTGTACTCCCAGGCTTACTCACCCTACTACAACACCTACGGCACAGTTCCAGTCACCTACTATTAA
- the LOC119830106 gene encoding cuticle protein 7-like, translating to MAAKFVALVCALAVAHGSVVPADNEASSFEYGVADPNTGDYKNQVESRVGGVVRGQYSLIEPDGTKRIVDYTADDVNGFNAVVRKEAVGSVVAAAPSVVAPAVVAARSYAAPSVVAPVTYARTYSPSTVVAPAVASPVYATSAPLVAARSYAPAVYSRSYLAPSVYSQAYSPYYNTYGTVPVTYY from the exons ATGGCAGCTAAG ttCGTCGCCCTTGTCTGCGCTCTCGCCGTAGCCCACGGCTCCGTGGTGCCCGCTGACAACGAAGCGTCCAGCTTCGAATACGGCGTGGCTGACCCCAACACCGGCGACTACAAGAACCAAGTGGAGAGCCGCGTCGGTGGCGTCGTCCGCGGCCAGTACTCCCTCATCGAGCCCGATGGCACCAAGCGCATCGTCGACTACACCGCTGACGATGTCAACGGCTTCAACGCTGTTGTGCGCAAGGAAGCAGTCGGCAGCGTTGTTGCTGCAGCTCCCTCCGTAGTTGCTCCCGCGGTTGTCGCCGCCCGCTCCTACGCCGCTCCCTCAGTAGTTGCGCCCGTCACGTACGCCCGCACCTACTCTCCATCCACCGTCGTCGCCCCCGCCGTTGCCTCGCCCGTGTACGCCACCTCAGCTCCTCTGGTCGCTGCCCGCTCATACGCCCCCGCTGTATACAGCAGATCCTACTTGGCCCCCAGCGTGTACTCCCAGGCTTACTCTCCCTACTACAACACCTACGGCACAGTCCCAGTCACCTACTACTAA